Proteins found in one Brevibacillus brevis genomic segment:
- a CDS encoding DUF4931 domain-containing protein, whose protein sequence is MKQTHLHFNMQIGRKKPVSVNNTETACPFCDRNSLTDVLEQRGSMIWLMNKFPVLEDTHQTVLIESDECQGDWSVYSKEHVRALLAFGVEKWLEMEQSKSYRSVLFFKNHGPYSGGSIRHPHMQIVGLNDYNYLDQVKDSDFMGMIIDQEAGVECNLSTHPRAGFFEYNVILSDFDRLPKMADYLQILAHWILTHVNPRNQSYNFFFYHWGEKLIAKVVPRFVTSPLYVGYSIPQVANNLEDMVAQLQRRYF, encoded by the coding sequence ATGAAGCAGACGCACTTGCACTTTAACATGCAAATAGGCAGAAAAAAGCCAGTGAGTGTAAACAACACAGAAACGGCCTGTCCCTTTTGTGATCGAAACAGTCTCACCGATGTTTTGGAGCAGCGGGGCTCCATGATTTGGCTCATGAACAAATTCCCTGTTCTGGAGGATACACATCAAACTGTTTTGATTGAGTCGGATGAATGCCAAGGGGATTGGTCTGTTTACTCCAAAGAACATGTACGTGCATTGCTGGCATTCGGGGTAGAGAAGTGGCTTGAAATGGAGCAAAGCAAGTCTTATCGTTCCGTTCTGTTTTTCAAAAACCACGGTCCGTATTCCGGAGGGAGCATCCGTCATCCGCACATGCAGATCGTCGGACTAAACGACTACAACTATCTGGATCAAGTAAAAGACAGTGATTTTATGGGCATGATTATCGATCAAGAGGCGGGGGTTGAATGCAATCTGTCTACGCATCCGCGTGCAGGTTTTTTTGAATACAATGTCATTCTATCGGACTTTGATCGATTGCCGAAAATGGCAGACTACTTACAAATTTTAGCACATTGGATACTGACTCATGTCAATCCGCGTAACCAAAGCTACAATTTTTTCTTTTACCATTGGGGAGAAAAGCTGATCGCCAAAGTGGTTCCGAGGTTTGTTACCTCGCCTCTTTACGTAGGCTATTCGATTCCGCAGGTCGCCAATAATTTGGAAGATATGGTCGCCCAATTGCAACGACGATACTTCTAA